The Caldisericia bacterium region GTGTATAAAGATATCTCAGTTTGGAGAAAAGTTATTCCCAGATGGAACTACCTTTTTAACCCATTGCAATACTGGTTCTCTTGCAACCCTTGGACCTGGAACTGCCCTTGGGGTAATAAAGTTTACAAAAAGAGCTGGAAAGAGGATTCAGGTCTTCTATACTGAAACAAGACCGTACCTTCAGGGAGCAAGACTCACTGGCCTTGAGTTGGTTAAAGAAGGAATCCCTTCAACACTTATAACAGATTCAATGGCAGGATGGGTTATGAAATTAAAGAAGGTTGATGCAGTAATAGTTGGGGCAGACAGAATTGCAAGAAATGGCGATACGGCAAATAAGATAGGCACATACACCCTCTCCGTACTTGCAAGGGAAAATGGAATACCCTTCTACATTGCTGCGCCATTCTCAAGTATAGACCTCTCTCTTGAGAGTGGAGATGAAATTCCCATTGAAGAGAGAAATCCTAAGGAGGTAACACATATAAAGGATATTCAAATTGCAGTTGATGGAACCAAAGTATTCAATCCAGCCTTTGATGTAACACCTCATGAGAATATAACAGCGATAATAACAGAAAAGGGTGTTGTTTATCCACCTTTTGAAGAAAACCTTTTAAAACTCTCTAAATCTTGAGTCAATAATTATAGTGACTGGACCCTCGTTTATTAACCTTACCTCCATAAAGGCGGCAAATTTTCCTGTTTTTACTTTTATCCCCTGTTCTCTTACCTTCTCCACAAACTCAAGATAGAGTTTCTTTGCCCTCTCCGGTCTCTCAGCCCTTGTAAAATCAGGTCTTAACCCCCTCTTCACATTTCCAAGAAGTGTGAATTGAGACACAACAAGCATCTCTCCACCTACATCCTTTAAGGACAAATTCATTTTTCCACTTTCACCCTCAAACACCCTTAAGTTTGGTATCTTTTTCAATAAATATTCCATATCTTTTTCTGTATCATTCTCCTCCACAGCAAGAAGAACAAGGAAGCCTCTTCCAATATTTGAATAGACTTTACCGTCTATAATAACACTTGCCTCCTTTACTCTCTGGATAACTGCTCTCATTTATATGTCCTCTTCACCTCAACAATCTGCGGTATAATTGTGAGTTCGTTTACAAGCTGCTTAAATGCCCTATCTCCAGGAACCTGAAGGGTAAGGTGAATTGTTACAATTCTCTCCTTTCCCTTTGGTGGCGGAGCGTGA contains the following coding sequences:
- the mtnA gene encoding S-methyl-5-thioribose-1-phosphate isomerase gives rise to the protein MDIKPIEWKGDRLIVLDQRLLPHKFEYVECKTYMDVYLAIKEMKTRGAPVIGVTAGYGFYLGIKELKEEEIKDRYTEIRDKLLSARPTAVNLRWALERMERVLKENLGKQNIKEIIRNEAIKIEKEEEEKCIKISQFGEKLFPDGTTFLTHCNTGSLATLGPGTALGVIKFTKRAGKRIQVFYTETRPYLQGARLTGLELVKEGIPSTLITDSMAGWVMKLKKVDAVIVGADRIARNGDTANKIGTYTLSVLARENGIPFYIAAPFSSIDLSLESGDEIPIEERNPKEVTHIKDIQIAVDGTKVFNPAFDVTPHENITAIITEKGVVYPPFEENLLKLSKS
- the dtd gene encoding D-tyrosyl-tRNA(Tyr) deacylase, with translation MRAVIQRVKEASVIIDGKVYSNIGRGFLVLLAVEENDTEKDMEYLLKKIPNLRVFEGESGKMNLSLKDVGGEMLVVSQFTLLGNVKRGLRPDFTRAERPERAKKLYLEFVEKVREQGIKVKTGKFAAFMEVRLINEGPVTIIIDSRFREF